A genome region from Triticum aestivum cultivar Chinese Spring chromosome 2B, IWGSC CS RefSeq v2.1, whole genome shotgun sequence includes the following:
- the LOC123042139 gene encoding BTB/POZ and MATH domain-containing protein 2-like has translation MASNSGSEVNQGQLPKTSSRCLTESFTTQHDFEVTSCRLLDGIGVTKYVLSSHFSVAGFEWFISFFPDGWTLDYAGHASAFLQRVIRANDTHCVRTKFTLNKLEKDSEAQVTTFDEIDHVFWGANPFNGHAKFVEKSKLKSLSWSNNGYLIIRCVLTVIKESRTEVKRNTVAVPQPNLQDQLRQLRKDGQGADVTFSVGGQLFKAHGCLLAARSLVFKAELFGPMKEKETQCIKIDDIDPEIFEALLHFIYTDSMLVDEHCKESKPAKLQHLLVASDRYGLDRLKVMCESKLSECIDVETVATTLVLAEQHHCKDLKEACVEFMAPRNVLQAAMATDGFKHLVASCPFVMKELLDMVSRSG, from the coding sequence ATGGCCAGCAACTCCGGCTCTGAAGTTAATCAAGGCCAGCTACCCAAGACATCGTCCAGatgcttgacggagagcttcaccACGCAGCATGATTTCGAGGTGACCAGTTGCCGGTTGCTTGATGGCATCGGTGTCACCAAGTACGTTCTCTCAAGCCACTTCAGCGTCGCTGGCTTTGAATGGTTTATCAGTTTCTTCCCGGATGGGTGGACTCTGGACTATGCTGGCCATGCGTCGGCCTTTCTGCAACGTGTCATCCGAGCGAACGACACGCATTGTGTGAGGACTAAGTTCACCTTAAACAAGCTGGAGAAAGACAGCGAAGCCCAAGTAACCACATTCGATGAGATAGACCATGTCTTTTGGGGGGCAAACCCATTTAATGGCCACGCAAAATTCGTTGAGAAATCGAAGCTGAAATCATTGTCGTGGTCCAACAATGGCTACTTGATTATACGCTGTGTTCTCACCGTGATAAAAGAATCTCGCACGGAGGTTAAGAGGAACACTGTTGCGGTTCCGCAACCGAATCTACAAGACCAGCTCCGGCAACTGCGGAAGGATGGACAGGGAGCAGATGTGACATTCAGCGTGGGTGGCCAATTATTCAAAGCTCACGGATGCTTGTTGGCTGCACGGTCTCTGGTTTTCAAGGCGGAGCTCTTTGGTCCGATGAAGGAGAAAGAAACACAGTGCATTAAAATCGACGACATCGACCCTGAAATATTTGAGGCGCTTCTCCACTTCATATACACAGATTCCATGCTAGTCGATGAGCACTGCAAAGAAAGCAAACCTGCAAAACTGCAGCATCTGCTAGTTGCCTCGGATCGATATGGATTGGATAGGCTAAAGGTGATGTGTGAAAGTAAATTGTCTGAGTGCATTGACGTAGAGACTGTTGCAACAACACTGGTTTTGGCAGAGCAACACCACTGCAAGGATCTCAAAGAAGCTTGTGTTGAGTTTATGGCTCCACGGAATGTTCTGCAAGCTGCCATGGCAACAGATGGTTTCAAGCATTTGGTAGCAAGCTGCCCTTTTGTCATGAAGGAGTTATTAGACATGGTGTCCCGTAGTGGCTAG
- the LOC123042142 gene encoding BTB/POZ and MATH domain-containing protein 2-like, with amino-acid sequence MATANNSRAVVNNYGLRATSSRSSTESFTAAHDFEVASYPLLDGLGVGKYISSCVFSVGGYDWTIRFYPDGESDDCAGNTSAFLYCVSQLEGVRAKFTLNTLEKEGKVLATRYGLVNHTFSSPSYDFGYSKFVEKSRLLKSSSSKANNGYFIIRCVLTVIREPRTEVKRNLLVVPQPNLQDHLHQMWKEGQGADVTFSVSGQLFSAHRYLLAARSPVFKAELFGSMKESAVESIKIYDVEPPIFEALLHFMYTDSVQDDGDNKDETEKMQHLLVAADRYGLERLRIMCESRLCDSIGVETVATTLVLAEQHHCGDLKKACIEFMTSQNRLGNVVATDGFKHLMASCPLLTKDILDKVSCVLSEKSRLSRN; translated from the coding sequence ATGGCCACGGCCAACAACTCCCGGGCCGTCGTTAATAACTATGGCCTACGGGCGACGTCGTCCAGATCCTCCACGGAGAGCTTCACCGCCGCCCACGATTTCGAGGTGGCCAGTTACCCGCTGCTCGACGGCTTGGGCGTCGGCAAGTACATCAGCTCCTGCGTCTTCAGCGTCGGTGGCTACGACTGGACTATCAGGTTCTACCCAGATGGTGAATCGGACGACTGTGCCGGTAACACTTCAGCCTTTTTGTATTGTGTCAGCCAACTGGAAGGTGTGAGGGCTAAGTTCACCTTGAACACGCTGGAAAAAGAGGGCAAAGTGCTAGCAACAAGATACGGTTTGGTGAACCACACCTTCTCTTCGCCAAGTTATGATTTTGGTTATTCTAAATTCGTCGAGAAATCGAGACTGCTGAAATCATCGTCGTCCAAGGCAAACAATGGCTACTTCATTATACGGTGTGTTCTTACCGTGATAAGAGAACCACGGACCGAGGTCAAGAGGAACCTTCTTGTGGTTCCGCAGCCAAACCTGCAAGATCATCTCCATCAGATGTGGAAGGAAGGACAAGGAGCAGATGTGACATTCAGTGTATCTGGCCAGTTGTTCAGCGCCCACAGATACTTGTTAGCTGCACGGTCTCCAGTCTTCAAGGCGGAGCTCTTTGGGTCTATGAAGGAGAGCGCGGTAGAGAGCATCAAGATCTACGACGTCGAGCCACCAATCTTCGAGGCGCTTCTTCACTTCATGTACACGGATTCCGTCCAAGATGATGGGGACAACAAAGATGAAACTGAAAAAATGCAGCACTTGCTAGTTGCGGCGGATCGATACGGATTGGAGAGGCTGAGAATTATGTGCGAAAGCAGGCTGTGTGACAGCATCGGCGTGGAAACAGTCGCGACCACGCTGGTTCTGGCGGAGCAGCACCATTGCGGCGATCTCAAAAAAGCCTGCATTGAGTTCATGACCTCACAAAACAGGCTAGGAAATGTCGTGGCAACGGATGGATTCAAGCATCTGATGGCAAGCTGCCCTTTGCTCACGAAGGATATTTTGGACAAGGTGTCCTGTGTCTTGAGTGAAAAGTCTCGTTTGTCTAGAAATTAA
- the LOC123042143 gene encoding BTB/POZ and MATH domain-containing protein 2-like produces MAKNSTAIANHGHSPSETSSRCFTESLTATHNFEVACYSLLAGMGVGKYISSCIFSVGGHDWTIRFYPDGNNAECAGNASAFLYCSSQPKGVRTKFTLNMLEKEGKVLVTSFGSLEHTFSSPIDDFGFSKFVEKSRLLKSSSDATGGYFTIRCVLTVIKEPRTELKRNLFVVPRPNLQDHLQQMWKDGQGADVKFSVSGQLFSAHRYLLAARSPVFKAELFGPMTEKATESITIDDIEPPIFEALLHFIYTDSILDDWDSKEGKTTNMQHLLVAADRYGLERLRVICEGRLRDSIDLETVATTLVLAEQHHCRDLKEACIGFMTSQNRLGDIMATDGFKHLMASCPLLMKDILDKVSCVLSG; encoded by the coding sequence ATGGCAAAAAACTCCACCGCTATCGCTAACCATGGCCACAGCCCATCAGAGACCTCGTCCAGATGCTTCACGGAGAGCTTAACTGCCACCCACAATTTCGAGGTAGCCTGTTACTCGCTGCTCGCCGGCATGGGTGTTGGCAAATACATCAGCTCATGCATCTTCAGCGTTGGTGGTCACGATTGGACTATCAGGTTCTACCCAGATGGCAATAATGCCGAGTGTGCCGGTAATGCTTCAGCCTTTTTGTATTGTTCCAGCCAACCGAAAGGTGTCAGGACCAAGTTCACCTTGAACATGTTGGAAAAGGAGGGCAAAGTCCTAGTAACAAGCTTCGGCTCGTTGGAGCATACCTTCTCTTCGCCAATTGATGATTTTGGCTTTTCTAAATTTGTCGAGAAATCGAGGCTGCTGAAATCATCGTCGGATGCCACAGGTGGTTACTTCACCATACGGTGTGTTCTTACCGTGATAAAAGAACCGCGAACAGAACTCAAGAGGAACCTTTTCGTGGTTCCGCGGCCAAATCTACAAGACCATCTCCAGCAGATGTGGAAGGATGGACAAGGAGCAGATGTGAAATTCAGTGTATCTGGGCAGTTGTTCAGTGCCCACAGATACTTGTTAGCTGCACGGTCTCCGGTCTTCAAGGCGGAGCTCTTTGGTCCAATGACTGAGAAGGCAACAGAAAGCATCACGATTGACGACATCGAGCCACCAATCTTCGAGGCGCTTCTTCACTTTATATACACGGATTCTATACTAGATGATTGGGACAGCAAAGAAGGTAAAACTACAAACATGCAGCACTTGTTGGTTGCGGCAGATCGATACGGGTTGGAGAGGCTAAGAGTTATCTGCGAAGGAAGGCTGCGTGACAGCATCGACCTGGAAACGGTGGCAACCACGTTGGTTCTGGCGGAGCAGCACCACTGTAGAGATCTAAAAGAAGCATGCATTGGGTTCATGACCTCACAAAACAGGCTAGGAGATATCATGGCAACGGATGGATTTAAGCATCTGATGGCAAGCTGCCCTTTGCTCATGAAGGATATTTTAGATAAGGTGTCCTGTGTCTTGAGTGGCTAG